In one Elephas maximus indicus isolate mEleMax1 chromosome 9, mEleMax1 primary haplotype, whole genome shotgun sequence genomic region, the following are encoded:
- the INPP5E gene encoding phosphatidylinositol polyphosphate 5-phosphatase type IV isoform X4: MPSTSVSVPHAEGLPQPGGAMLKGQLPTGDKGLVQNPPAPPHTAGLEKTTAKDTQAMAKPLTPAPPSRPRLERTLSLDEKGWRRRRFRTSQEDLWDQDKAGPCKAAPEAPTCNSLPPGLSTSLQEIPKSRRAPGSPSSWGNCLSGTISTSLDLLHREATTVGSSPRLTSMLPPCPLPTMDLSVSSDSLRLANKVDPDHDDFRRRVQKKLVRAHSSLGPGRPRSPVACDSCSLHSAKSSFSLLAPIHAKDVRSRSYLEGSLLASGALLGADELARYFPDRSVAIFVATWNMQGQKELPPNLDELLLPAEAHYAQDMYVIGVQEGCSDRREWETRLQETLGPHYVPLHSAAHGVLYLSVFLRRDLIWFCSEVECSTVTTRIVSHIKTKGALGVSFTFFGTSFLFITSHFTSGDGKVAERLQDYTRTIQALALPKSVPDTNPYRSSPADVTTRFDEVFWFGDFNFRLSVGRAVVEALLRQKLEMDMSALLQHDQLTREMKQGAIFKGFQEADIHFLPSYKFDIGKDTYDSTSKQRTPSYTDRVVYRSRHKDDICPVKYSSCRSIRTSDHRPVYGLFRVKHPTGCRQVRPGTIPHRDQKADFKGNSETAGAEEPKL, from the exons ATGCCATCCACCTCGGTGTCTGTGCCTCACGCAGAGGGGCTGCCGCAGCCAGGAGGCGCCATGCTCAAGGGACAGCTTCCTACTGGAGACAAAGGCCTGGTACAGAATCCTCCAGCCCCACCCCACACTGCGGGTCTCGAGAAGACCACCGCCAAGGACACACAGGCCATGGCAAAGCCCCTCACTCCAGCGCCACCCTCCAGGCCCAGGCTGGAGCGCACCCTGTCCCTGGACGAGAAGGGCTGGAGGCGGCGGCGCTTCCGAACCAGCCAGGAAGACCTCTGGGACCAGGACAAGGCTGGTCCCTGCAAGGCTGCTCCCGAGGCCCCCACCTGCAACAGCTTGCCGCCTGGGCTGAGCACTTCCTTACAGGAGATTCCCAAGTCCCGCCGGGCTCCGGGCAGCCCTTCCTCATGGGGTAACTGCCTCTCGGGCACGATCAGCACATCCCTGGACCTGCTGCACAGAGAGGCCACCACTGTGGGGAGCTCCCCGAGGCTGACCAGCATGCTCCCCCCATGCCCACTGCCCACCATGGACCTGAGTGTCTCCTCGGACTCACTGAGGTTGGCCAACAAGGTGGACCCTGACCATGACGATTTCCGGCGTCGGGTGCAGAAGAAGCTGGTCCGGGCCCACAGCAGCTTGGGCCCTGGCCGGCCCCGCAGCCCCGTGGCCTGCGATAGCTGCTCCCTGCACTCAGCCAAGTCCTCCTTCAGCCTCTTGGCGCCCATCCACGCCAAGGACGTCCGTAGCAG GAGCTATCTGGAGGGCAGCCTCCTGGCCAGCGGGGCCTTGCTGGGTGCGGACGAGCTGGCACGGTACTTCCCAGACCGGAGTGTGGCCATCTTCGTGGCCACCTGGAACATGCAGGGCCAGAAG GAGCTCCCACCCAACCTGGATGAGCTCCTGCTGCCCGCCGAGGCTCACTATGCCCAGGACATGTACGTCATCGGAGTCCAGGAAGGCTGCTCCGACAG GCGGGAATGGGAGACGCGCCTGCAGGAGACGCTGGGCCCCCACTACGTGCCGCTGCACTCGGCGGCCCACGGCGTGCTCTACCTGTCTGTCTTCCTCCGCAGGGACCTCATCTGGTTCTGCTCAG agGTGGAGTGCTCCACGGTGACCACGCGCATTGTGTCTCACATCAAGACCAAGGGGGCCCTGGGCGTCAGCTTCACCTTCTTTGGCACCTCCTTCCTCTTCATCACATCCCACTTCACCT CTGGAGACGGGAAGGTGGCGGAGCGGCTGCAGGACTACACGCGGACCATCCAGGCCCTCGCCCTGCCCAAAAGTGTACCTGACACCAACCCCTACAGGTCTAGCCCTG CGGACGTCACCACCCGCTTTGATGAGGTCTTCTGGTTCGGGGACTTCAACTTCCGACTGAGTGTTGGGCGGGCGGTCGTAGAGGCGCTCCTGAGACAGAAGCTGGAGATGGACATGTCAGCCCTGCTGCAGCATGACCAGCTCACCAGGGAGATGAAGCAAG GTGCCATCTTCAAGGGCTTCCAGGAGGCAGACATCCACTTCCTCCCCTCGTACAAGTTCGACATTGGGAAGGACACCTATGACAGCACTTCCAAGCAGAGGACACCCTCCTACACG gaccgggtagtgtacAGGAGCCGCCACAAGGATGACATCTGCCCGGTCAAGTACTCATCCTGCCGCAGCATCAGGACGTCCGACCACCGCCCCGTGTACGGCCTGTTCCGTGTCAAA CATCCCACTGGCTGCCGGCAAGTTCGACCGGGAACTATACCTCATAGGGATCAAAAGGCGGATTTCAAAGGAAATTCAGAGACAGCAGGCGCTGAAGAACCAAAACTCTAG
- the INPP5E gene encoding phosphatidylinositol polyphosphate 5-phosphatase type IV isoform X2 yields the protein MPSTSVSVPHAEGLPQPGGAMLKGQLPTGDKGLVQNPPAPPHTAGLEKTTAKDTQAMAKPLTPAPPSRPRLERTLSLDEKGWRRRRFRTSQEDLWDQDKAGPCKAAPEAPTCNSLPPGLSTSLQEIPKSRRAPGSPSSWGNCLSGTISTSLDLLHREATTVGSSPRLTSMLPPCPLPTMDLSVSSDSLRLANKVDPDHDDFRRRVQKKLVRAHSSLGPGRPRSPVACDSCSLHSAKSSFSLLAPIHAKDVRSRSYLEGSLLASGALLGADELARYFPDRSVAIFVATWNMQGQKELPPNLDELLLPAEAHYAQDMYVIGVQEGCSDRREWETRLQETLGPHYVPLHSAAHGVLYLSVFLRRDLIWFCSEVECSTVTTRIVSHIKTKGALGVSFTFFGTSFLFITSHFTSGDGKVAERLQDYTRTIQALALPKSVPDTNPYRSSPADVTTRFDEVFWFGDFNFRLSVGRAVVEALLRQKLEMDMSALLQHDQLTREMKQGAIFKGFQEADIHFLPSYKFDIGKDTYDSTSKQRTPSYTDRVVYRSRHKDDICPVKYSSCRSIRTSDHRPVYGLFRVKVRPGRDNIPLAAGKFDRELYLIGIKRRISKEIQRQQALKNQNSSAICTVS from the exons ATGCCATCCACCTCGGTGTCTGTGCCTCACGCAGAGGGGCTGCCGCAGCCAGGAGGCGCCATGCTCAAGGGACAGCTTCCTACTGGAGACAAAGGCCTGGTACAGAATCCTCCAGCCCCACCCCACACTGCGGGTCTCGAGAAGACCACCGCCAAGGACACACAGGCCATGGCAAAGCCCCTCACTCCAGCGCCACCCTCCAGGCCCAGGCTGGAGCGCACCCTGTCCCTGGACGAGAAGGGCTGGAGGCGGCGGCGCTTCCGAACCAGCCAGGAAGACCTCTGGGACCAGGACAAGGCTGGTCCCTGCAAGGCTGCTCCCGAGGCCCCCACCTGCAACAGCTTGCCGCCTGGGCTGAGCACTTCCTTACAGGAGATTCCCAAGTCCCGCCGGGCTCCGGGCAGCCCTTCCTCATGGGGTAACTGCCTCTCGGGCACGATCAGCACATCCCTGGACCTGCTGCACAGAGAGGCCACCACTGTGGGGAGCTCCCCGAGGCTGACCAGCATGCTCCCCCCATGCCCACTGCCCACCATGGACCTGAGTGTCTCCTCGGACTCACTGAGGTTGGCCAACAAGGTGGACCCTGACCATGACGATTTCCGGCGTCGGGTGCAGAAGAAGCTGGTCCGGGCCCACAGCAGCTTGGGCCCTGGCCGGCCCCGCAGCCCCGTGGCCTGCGATAGCTGCTCCCTGCACTCAGCCAAGTCCTCCTTCAGCCTCTTGGCGCCCATCCACGCCAAGGACGTCCGTAGCAG GAGCTATCTGGAGGGCAGCCTCCTGGCCAGCGGGGCCTTGCTGGGTGCGGACGAGCTGGCACGGTACTTCCCAGACCGGAGTGTGGCCATCTTCGTGGCCACCTGGAACATGCAGGGCCAGAAG GAGCTCCCACCCAACCTGGATGAGCTCCTGCTGCCCGCCGAGGCTCACTATGCCCAGGACATGTACGTCATCGGAGTCCAGGAAGGCTGCTCCGACAG GCGGGAATGGGAGACGCGCCTGCAGGAGACGCTGGGCCCCCACTACGTGCCGCTGCACTCGGCGGCCCACGGCGTGCTCTACCTGTCTGTCTTCCTCCGCAGGGACCTCATCTGGTTCTGCTCAG agGTGGAGTGCTCCACGGTGACCACGCGCATTGTGTCTCACATCAAGACCAAGGGGGCCCTGGGCGTCAGCTTCACCTTCTTTGGCACCTCCTTCCTCTTCATCACATCCCACTTCACCT CTGGAGACGGGAAGGTGGCGGAGCGGCTGCAGGACTACACGCGGACCATCCAGGCCCTCGCCCTGCCCAAAAGTGTACCTGACACCAACCCCTACAGGTCTAGCCCTG CGGACGTCACCACCCGCTTTGATGAGGTCTTCTGGTTCGGGGACTTCAACTTCCGACTGAGTGTTGGGCGGGCGGTCGTAGAGGCGCTCCTGAGACAGAAGCTGGAGATGGACATGTCAGCCCTGCTGCAGCATGACCAGCTCACCAGGGAGATGAAGCAAG GTGCCATCTTCAAGGGCTTCCAGGAGGCAGACATCCACTTCCTCCCCTCGTACAAGTTCGACATTGGGAAGGACACCTATGACAGCACTTCCAAGCAGAGGACACCCTCCTACACG gaccgggtagtgtacAGGAGCCGCCACAAGGATGACATCTGCCCGGTCAAGTACTCATCCTGCCGCAGCATCAGGACGTCCGACCACCGCCCCGTGTACGGCCTGTTCCGTGTCAAAGTGAGGCCCGGGAGAGACAA CATCCCACTGGCTGCCGGCAAGTTCGACCGGGAACTATACCTCATAGGGATCAAAAGGCGGATTTCAAAGGAAATTCAGAGACAGCAGGCGCTGAAGAACCAAAACTCTAGCGCCATCTGCACGGTTTCCTGA
- the INPP5E gene encoding phosphatidylinositol polyphosphate 5-phosphatase type IV isoform X1, translating into MPSTSVSVPHAEGLPQPGGAMLKGQLPTGDKGLVQNPPAPPHTAGLEKTTAKDTQAMAKPLTPAPPSRPRLERTLSLDEKGWRRRRFRTSQEDLWDQDKAGPCKAAPEAPTCNSLPPGLSTSLQEIPKSRRAPGSPSSWGNCLSGTISTSLDLLHREATTVGSSPRLTSMLPPCPLPTMDLSVSSDSLRLANKVDPDHDDFRRRVQKKLVRAHSSLGPGRPRSPVACDSCSLHSAKSSFSLLAPIHAKDVRSRSYLEGSLLASGALLGADELARYFPDRSVAIFVATWNMQGQKELPPNLDELLLPAEAHYAQDMYVIGVQEGCSDRREWETRLQETLGPHYVPLHSAAHGVLYLSVFLRRDLIWFCSEVECSTVTTRIVSHIKTKGALGVSFTFFGTSFLFITSHFTSGDGKVAERLQDYTRTIQALALPKSVPDTNPYRSSPADVTTRFDEVFWFGDFNFRLSVGRAVVEALLRQKLEMDMSALLQHDQLTREMKQGAIFKGFQEADIHFLPSYKFDIGKDTYDSTSKQRTPSYTDRVVYRSRHKDDICPVKYSSCRSIRTSDHRPVYGLFRVKVRPGRDKSVSFALPTLRVLVGIPLAAGKFDRELYLIGIKRRISKEIQRQQALKNQNSSAICTVS; encoded by the exons ATGCCATCCACCTCGGTGTCTGTGCCTCACGCAGAGGGGCTGCCGCAGCCAGGAGGCGCCATGCTCAAGGGACAGCTTCCTACTGGAGACAAAGGCCTGGTACAGAATCCTCCAGCCCCACCCCACACTGCGGGTCTCGAGAAGACCACCGCCAAGGACACACAGGCCATGGCAAAGCCCCTCACTCCAGCGCCACCCTCCAGGCCCAGGCTGGAGCGCACCCTGTCCCTGGACGAGAAGGGCTGGAGGCGGCGGCGCTTCCGAACCAGCCAGGAAGACCTCTGGGACCAGGACAAGGCTGGTCCCTGCAAGGCTGCTCCCGAGGCCCCCACCTGCAACAGCTTGCCGCCTGGGCTGAGCACTTCCTTACAGGAGATTCCCAAGTCCCGCCGGGCTCCGGGCAGCCCTTCCTCATGGGGTAACTGCCTCTCGGGCACGATCAGCACATCCCTGGACCTGCTGCACAGAGAGGCCACCACTGTGGGGAGCTCCCCGAGGCTGACCAGCATGCTCCCCCCATGCCCACTGCCCACCATGGACCTGAGTGTCTCCTCGGACTCACTGAGGTTGGCCAACAAGGTGGACCCTGACCATGACGATTTCCGGCGTCGGGTGCAGAAGAAGCTGGTCCGGGCCCACAGCAGCTTGGGCCCTGGCCGGCCCCGCAGCCCCGTGGCCTGCGATAGCTGCTCCCTGCACTCAGCCAAGTCCTCCTTCAGCCTCTTGGCGCCCATCCACGCCAAGGACGTCCGTAGCAG GAGCTATCTGGAGGGCAGCCTCCTGGCCAGCGGGGCCTTGCTGGGTGCGGACGAGCTGGCACGGTACTTCCCAGACCGGAGTGTGGCCATCTTCGTGGCCACCTGGAACATGCAGGGCCAGAAG GAGCTCCCACCCAACCTGGATGAGCTCCTGCTGCCCGCCGAGGCTCACTATGCCCAGGACATGTACGTCATCGGAGTCCAGGAAGGCTGCTCCGACAG GCGGGAATGGGAGACGCGCCTGCAGGAGACGCTGGGCCCCCACTACGTGCCGCTGCACTCGGCGGCCCACGGCGTGCTCTACCTGTCTGTCTTCCTCCGCAGGGACCTCATCTGGTTCTGCTCAG agGTGGAGTGCTCCACGGTGACCACGCGCATTGTGTCTCACATCAAGACCAAGGGGGCCCTGGGCGTCAGCTTCACCTTCTTTGGCACCTCCTTCCTCTTCATCACATCCCACTTCACCT CTGGAGACGGGAAGGTGGCGGAGCGGCTGCAGGACTACACGCGGACCATCCAGGCCCTCGCCCTGCCCAAAAGTGTACCTGACACCAACCCCTACAGGTCTAGCCCTG CGGACGTCACCACCCGCTTTGATGAGGTCTTCTGGTTCGGGGACTTCAACTTCCGACTGAGTGTTGGGCGGGCGGTCGTAGAGGCGCTCCTGAGACAGAAGCTGGAGATGGACATGTCAGCCCTGCTGCAGCATGACCAGCTCACCAGGGAGATGAAGCAAG GTGCCATCTTCAAGGGCTTCCAGGAGGCAGACATCCACTTCCTCCCCTCGTACAAGTTCGACATTGGGAAGGACACCTATGACAGCACTTCCAAGCAGAGGACACCCTCCTACACG gaccgggtagtgtacAGGAGCCGCCACAAGGATGACATCTGCCCGGTCAAGTACTCATCCTGCCGCAGCATCAGGACGTCCGACCACCGCCCCGTGTACGGCCTGTTCCGTGTCAAAGTGAGGCCCGGGAGAGACAAGTCAGTGTCCTTCGCGCTGCCCACCCTGAGGGTCCTGGTGGG CATCCCACTGGCTGCCGGCAAGTTCGACCGGGAACTATACCTCATAGGGATCAAAAGGCGGATTTCAAAGGAAATTCAGAGACAGCAGGCGCTGAAGAACCAAAACTCTAGCGCCATCTGCACGGTTTCCTGA
- the INPP5E gene encoding phosphatidylinositol polyphosphate 5-phosphatase type IV isoform X3 — translation MLKGQLPTGDKGLVQNPPAPPHTAGLEKTTAKDTQAMAKPLTPAPPSRPRLERTLSLDEKGWRRRRFRTSQEDLWDQDKAGPCKAAPEAPTCNSLPPGLSTSLQEIPKSRRAPGSPSSWGNCLSGTISTSLDLLHREATTVGSSPRLTSMLPPCPLPTMDLSVSSDSLRLANKVDPDHDDFRRRVQKKLVRAHSSLGPGRPRSPVACDSCSLHSAKSSFSLLAPIHAKDVRSRSYLEGSLLASGALLGADELARYFPDRSVAIFVATWNMQGQKELPPNLDELLLPAEAHYAQDMYVIGVQEGCSDRREWETRLQETLGPHYVPLHSAAHGVLYLSVFLRRDLIWFCSEVECSTVTTRIVSHIKTKGALGVSFTFFGTSFLFITSHFTSGDGKVAERLQDYTRTIQALALPKSVPDTNPYRSSPADVTTRFDEVFWFGDFNFRLSVGRAVVEALLRQKLEMDMSALLQHDQLTREMKQGAIFKGFQEADIHFLPSYKFDIGKDTYDSTSKQRTPSYTDRVVYRSRHKDDICPVKYSSCRSIRTSDHRPVYGLFRVKVRPGRDKSVSFALPTLRVLVGIPLAAGKFDRELYLIGIKRRISKEIQRQQALKNQNSSAICTVS, via the exons ATGCTCAAGGGACAGCTTCCTACTGGAGACAAAGGCCTGGTACAGAATCCTCCAGCCCCACCCCACACTGCGGGTCTCGAGAAGACCACCGCCAAGGACACACAGGCCATGGCAAAGCCCCTCACTCCAGCGCCACCCTCCAGGCCCAGGCTGGAGCGCACCCTGTCCCTGGACGAGAAGGGCTGGAGGCGGCGGCGCTTCCGAACCAGCCAGGAAGACCTCTGGGACCAGGACAAGGCTGGTCCCTGCAAGGCTGCTCCCGAGGCCCCCACCTGCAACAGCTTGCCGCCTGGGCTGAGCACTTCCTTACAGGAGATTCCCAAGTCCCGCCGGGCTCCGGGCAGCCCTTCCTCATGGGGTAACTGCCTCTCGGGCACGATCAGCACATCCCTGGACCTGCTGCACAGAGAGGCCACCACTGTGGGGAGCTCCCCGAGGCTGACCAGCATGCTCCCCCCATGCCCACTGCCCACCATGGACCTGAGTGTCTCCTCGGACTCACTGAGGTTGGCCAACAAGGTGGACCCTGACCATGACGATTTCCGGCGTCGGGTGCAGAAGAAGCTGGTCCGGGCCCACAGCAGCTTGGGCCCTGGCCGGCCCCGCAGCCCCGTGGCCTGCGATAGCTGCTCCCTGCACTCAGCCAAGTCCTCCTTCAGCCTCTTGGCGCCCATCCACGCCAAGGACGTCCGTAGCAG GAGCTATCTGGAGGGCAGCCTCCTGGCCAGCGGGGCCTTGCTGGGTGCGGACGAGCTGGCACGGTACTTCCCAGACCGGAGTGTGGCCATCTTCGTGGCCACCTGGAACATGCAGGGCCAGAAG GAGCTCCCACCCAACCTGGATGAGCTCCTGCTGCCCGCCGAGGCTCACTATGCCCAGGACATGTACGTCATCGGAGTCCAGGAAGGCTGCTCCGACAG GCGGGAATGGGAGACGCGCCTGCAGGAGACGCTGGGCCCCCACTACGTGCCGCTGCACTCGGCGGCCCACGGCGTGCTCTACCTGTCTGTCTTCCTCCGCAGGGACCTCATCTGGTTCTGCTCAG agGTGGAGTGCTCCACGGTGACCACGCGCATTGTGTCTCACATCAAGACCAAGGGGGCCCTGGGCGTCAGCTTCACCTTCTTTGGCACCTCCTTCCTCTTCATCACATCCCACTTCACCT CTGGAGACGGGAAGGTGGCGGAGCGGCTGCAGGACTACACGCGGACCATCCAGGCCCTCGCCCTGCCCAAAAGTGTACCTGACACCAACCCCTACAGGTCTAGCCCTG CGGACGTCACCACCCGCTTTGATGAGGTCTTCTGGTTCGGGGACTTCAACTTCCGACTGAGTGTTGGGCGGGCGGTCGTAGAGGCGCTCCTGAGACAGAAGCTGGAGATGGACATGTCAGCCCTGCTGCAGCATGACCAGCTCACCAGGGAGATGAAGCAAG GTGCCATCTTCAAGGGCTTCCAGGAGGCAGACATCCACTTCCTCCCCTCGTACAAGTTCGACATTGGGAAGGACACCTATGACAGCACTTCCAAGCAGAGGACACCCTCCTACACG gaccgggtagtgtacAGGAGCCGCCACAAGGATGACATCTGCCCGGTCAAGTACTCATCCTGCCGCAGCATCAGGACGTCCGACCACCGCCCCGTGTACGGCCTGTTCCGTGTCAAAGTGAGGCCCGGGAGAGACAAGTCAGTGTCCTTCGCGCTGCCCACCCTGAGGGTCCTGGTGGG CATCCCACTGGCTGCCGGCAAGTTCGACCGGGAACTATACCTCATAGGGATCAAAAGGCGGATTTCAAAGGAAATTCAGAGACAGCAGGCGCTGAAGAACCAAAACTCTAGCGCCATCTGCACGGTTTCCTGA